One genomic window of Salvelinus sp. IW2-2015 unplaced genomic scaffold, ASM291031v2 Un_scaffold2243, whole genome shotgun sequence includes the following:
- the LOC139025085 gene encoding putative uncharacterized protein DDB_G0282281, with the protein MFNKEGHRMFNNEXHRMFNNEGHRMFNNEGHRMFNNEAHRIFNNEEHRMFNNEGHRMFNNEAHRIFNNEEHRMFNNEGHRMFNNEGHRMFNNEGHRMFNNEGHRMFNNEGHRMFSNEGHRMFSNKSRN; encoded by the coding sequence ATGTTCAACAAAGAAGGACACAGAATGTTCAACAACGAAGSACACAGAATGTTCAACAACGAAGGACACAGAATGTTCAACAACGAAGGACACAGAATGTTCAACAACGAAGCACACAGAATATTCAACAACGAAGAACACAGAATGTTCAACAACGAAGGACACAGAATGTTCAACAACGAAGCACACAGAATATTCAACAACGAAGAACACAGAATGTTCAACAACGAAGGACACAGAATGTTCAACAACGAAGGACACAGAATGTTCAACAACGAAGGACACAGAATGTTCAACAACGAAGGACACAGAATGTTCAACAACGAAGGACACAGAATGTTCAGCAACGAAGGACACAGAATGTTCAGCAACAAAAGTCgcaactaa